The sequence below is a genomic window from ANME-2 cluster archaeon.
AATACCGTCTCCAGCGAGGCTGTTGACCCTATCGAAAAAAAGCCCCTGTACCATTTCCTGCCCGGGACGCTCAGTTATTCCCAGGGTACAATCGGGTGCAATTTCAGGTGTAAGCATTGCCAGAACTGGACCATCTCACAGGTAAGCCTGGAGAATGCATATACCAGCGAGATTACGCCAGATGAGTCAGTGGCACGGGCTGTGGGTGCGGGGTGCGCCAGCATGTCCTGGACCTACAATGAGCCTACCATCTGGCACGAGTTCACTCATGATTCTGCAAGACTGGCCCACGAAGCAGGCCTCAAGACCGTATACGTGACCAACGGCTATATTACCGAGGAGGCATTGCGGGATATCTCCCCGCACCTGGATGCTTTCAGGGTGGATATCAAGTCTTTCAGGGATGAGTTTTACCGGAAAGTGTGCGGAGCACACCTGCAGCCAGTACTGGATTCGGCTGTAGTGGCACGGGAGCTGGGCATGCATATCGAGGTGGTCAATCTTATCATCCCCGGCCAGAATGATGATCCTGCAGAAACACTGGCTCTTATCGAATGGGTCCGGGATAACCTGGGTATCCAGACCCCGGTCCATTTCACGAGGTTCCACCCCATGTACAAAATGGAGGATGCTTCACCTACGCCTATAATTACTCTTGAGAAGGCATGGCAGATGGCAAAGGATGCGGGCCTGGAGTATCCGTATGTAGGTAATGTGGCAGGGCACGAGTTTGAGAACACGTACTGTCCGGACTGCAGGACATTGCTCATTGACAGGTCCGGGTATCGTATTGTGGGGAATGTCATCACACAGGATACTACGTGCCCGAAATGCGGATACAGCATTTCGATTGTTATGTAGTACAGTGTAAATTGGTCCGGCATCATTTTCCATGAAACGTCAAGCAAAGAATGGTTCATACCATCCTTGTTAAGGAAGACTATTTATTAAAGGATGTCTTAACTAAATGGAAATGGATATTCCAGCAATTATCAGCTCAGACACTTTTGAACTTATCTTCATCCCGATCTTGATTTTCTGTGCCAGGGCTTTAGACGTATCCATAGGGACCATCCGCATCATATTTGTTACCCGTGGACGGAGATTACTTGCCCCTCTGCTTGGGTTTTGTGAGATCATGATCTGGTTGCTTGCAATCGGGTCTGTTATGCAGAACTTTACCAATCCACTCTATTACATTGCCTATGCAGGAGGTTTCAGTCTCGGGAATTTTATGGGGATAATGATTGAAGATAAACTGGCTATGGGTACGGTGGCTGTACGAATAATTACCGTAAAGGATGCCGGGCTGCTCATAGAACAACTAACGTCAAAAGGGTATGGAGTGACCAGCCTGGATGCAATGGGCGCTACCGGGCAAAAAGTAATGATCATTTTCACGATCATTAAGCGCAAGGACCTCCAGAACGTTGTTGAAGTGATAACAGAATTCAATCCGCTGGCGTTCTATTCGGTACAGGAGGTTCGGGCTATAAATAAAGGGGTGTTCCCGGTGGAAAGACCATTCTATCAGGAAAAATTCCTGAGCTCATTGAAGAATAAGCAAAAATGATGCTTTGTGTCGTACCTAAAATCCTGTGGGATCGATATTTGTTGAATATCTGTTTTAACAGATAGGGGAATGAGACTTCATCAGGGCCCGCTCTATCGGATATCACCGTGTGGTTGACATATTTCAGATACGGATAGGCAAAATCGTTAAGTATACGATTTAATAAATTGTAATACTATACCATGAAGACCATATCAGTACGGCTGCCAGAGCAATATATCCATGATATTGAAGACGCGGCCGGACAGGAACTAATAGACAAGGGCACCATGCTTCGCAAGCTCATAGGGAACGGCCTTGAGGAATACCGCATCAAAAAGGCACTGGAATCTTATTCAGAGGGAAAGATATCCCTGTGGAAGGCGGCTGGCAAGGCAGGAATAACTTACCGGGCAGCCCTTGAGGAACTGAAGATACGAAATATTCCGTTCAGGTATGAAAAAGAGGACCTGGATGTGGATATTGATTGGGCTTTGCAGGAAAAATGACTGTTAGTAATTCAGGTCCGTTAATCCACCTTGCCATGATTGGTAGGTTGGACCTTTTAGAATCTCTTTTTGGCAGGGTTATTATCCCATGCACCGTCAAAACCGAAGTAGTTGACCGAGGAAAAGAAGAGGGTAAGGCTGATGCTTTTCTGGTTGAGGGGGAGATTGAGAATGGGTGGATTGTTGTTGAAGATGCTATTAATGGTGGGGCTGAAGATATCGCAGACAGCGCGGGCATTGAATTAGGAGAGGCCCAAGCCATTATGCTGGCCAGGAGCGAGAAATGCCTGGTCTTGCTGGATGACCTGGCAGCAAGAAGATTTGCAATAGGATTGGGGTTGGAGGTTACGGGTTCTATTGGTGTGCTGGTAAGGGCAGTTAAAGTGGGGTTAATATCCAGGAACGAGGGGCTGGATGCTCTGGAGAAACTGGCGCGGGTTATGTGGCTCAGTGTGGGGGTGTATGAGGATGTGCGGAAGGTTGTTGAGGGGTTATAATTGAAAGGTGGGTTTCTATGGATGATGAGCATAAAAGCGAAATGAATACCGCTACCAAACTCTACAAGGAAGGGAAGATTACTCTCAGGGAAGCTTCTGATATTACAGGAATCCCTTTAAGGGATATTCTCCATAAGTTCAGCAAAATGGGTTTATACATCAGGTATGATGAAGATGAGTTAAAGGAAGATATTGAATGACTGTGATATCTGATTCACGACATTTTTGTATTTTACAATATTGTTTTTTTTAAATAGTCCAATTTGAAATCACAATTTCTGGTGAATTATAAGCACATCACCAAGTTTCTCAAAATCAGAATCGGCTGTTACAAGTTCTGAATCCATGGCTTTTGCACAGGCGTAAATCAATGCATCCATAGCATGTAGTTTATACTGGATGGAAAGGTCTGCCGCAGACCGGGAAATATCTTTATCGAGATTAATAACTATACTCCTGTCTTCTACGAAAGTAAGAGCGTCTTCCATATCTCCTTCAAAACCATCCCTCATCAATTTGCGTTTGATTTCAAAAATGGATATTACCGAGGTGTAGAGCATACTGTTTGACTCAATAATCGTTTTTACCTGCTTGCTGGTGGCGAAAAAATAGGACAACCAGGCGGATGAATCCATCAGTTTACATTCTGTCTTCTTCATCCCGCAGACCTTCCAGTACTTCATCCATTGATTTTGTCCCCAGGGCACCGTACATTGACTTCTTTTGTTTCAGGCTTTTTTTCAGCATCCACTGGATGACATCTTCATAGGTGGGCAAGTCAAGGTTCTTTTTGAGCTGCTTTAAGGTTTGGCGTGTTGAGTCAGTAATTTGGATTGTGGTCATTGGGTTATATGTTATAGGCTATAGTATTAATAATTTACTAGATTTATTGTATTTACGTTTGATTAAAAATAAGGTCGTGTCCCAGATTTATTGAACAGGCACTGTGCACGTTTGACCGGGCTTTGCAGGAAAAATGACTGTTATTTTTTATCTGTTTCTGCCGT
It includes:
- a CDS encoding PIN domain-containing protein produces the protein MKKTECKLMDSSAWLSYFFATSKQVKTIIESNSMLYTSVISIFEIKRKLMRDGFEGDMEDALTFVEDRSIVINLDKDISRSAADLSIQYKLHAMDALIYACAKAMDSELVTADSDFEKLGDVLIIHQKL
- a CDS encoding DUF2179 domain-containing protein, coding for MDIPAIISSDTFELIFIPILIFCARALDVSIGTIRIIFVTRGRRLLAPLLGFCEIMIWLLAIGSVMQNFTNPLYYIAYAGGFSLGNFMGIMIEDKLAMGTVAVRIITVKDAGLLIEQLTSKGYGVTSLDAMGATGQKVMIIFTIIKRKDLQNVVEVITEFNPLAFYSVQEVRAINKGVFPVERPFYQEKFLSSLKNKQK
- a CDS encoding UPF0175 family protein codes for the protein MDDEHKSEMNTATKLYKEGKITLREASDITGIPLRDILHKFSKMGLYIRYDEDELKEDIE
- a CDS encoding UPF0175 family protein — protein: MKTISVRLPEQYIHDIEDAAGQELIDKGTMLRKLIGNGLEEYRIKKALESYSEGKISLWKAAGKAGITYRAALEELKIRNIPFRYEKEDLDVDIDWALQEK
- the amrS gene encoding AmmeMemoRadiSam system radical SAM enzyme, with translation MIHEAVLFDRLENGKVQCHVCAHECTIAKGRSGICGVRENRDGTLFTLIYNTVSSEAVDPIEKKPLYHFLPGTLSYSQGTIGCNFRCKHCQNWTISQVSLENAYTSEITPDESVARAVGAGCASMSWTYNEPTIWHEFTHDSARLAHEAGLKTVYVTNGYITEEALRDISPHLDAFRVDIKSFRDEFYRKVCGAHLQPVLDSAVVARELGMHIEVVNLIIPGQNDDPAETLALIEWVRDNLGIQTPVHFTRFHPMYKMEDASPTPIITLEKAWQMAKDAGLEYPYVGNVAGHEFENTYCPDCRTLLIDRSGYRIVGNVITQDTTCPKCGYSISIVM